The window CTCCAGTTTCATGAGCGCGTCCACGGTCTGCGGCGTTGCATCATGTATATCGATCAGCCTCTTGTGTGTCCTGATTTCAAACTGCTCCCTTGACTTCTTATCAACATGGACAGACCGCAACACCGTTATTTTGCTGATATGCGTAGGAAGGGGAATAGGCCCCGCAACCCGCGCACCCGTTCTTTGCGCTGTATCCACGATCTCTTTCAGCGACTGGTCAAGGACCTTATGGTCATATGCCCGCAATTTTATTCTTATCTTTTGATTCACGTTTAAACCATGACCTCGGTGACGACACCGGCACCAACCGTGCGACCACCTTCTCTGATTGCAAACCTTAATTCCTTCTCCATCGCGATCGGCGAAATCAGCTCTACCGTCATACTGACGTTGTCACCAGGCATTACCATCTCCACGCCCTCAGGCAGCTCTGCTACTCCGGTCACGTCCGTGGTCCTGAAGTAGAACTGCGGCCTATAG of the Nitrospirota bacterium genome contains:
- the rpsJ gene encoding 30S ribosomal protein S10 encodes the protein MNQKIRIKLRAYDHKVLDQSLKEIVDTAQRTGARVAGPIPLPTHISKITVLRSVHVDKKSREQFEIRTHKRLIDIHDATPQTVDALMKLELAAGVDVEIKL
- the tuf gene encoding elongation factor Tu (EF-Tu; promotes GTP-dependent binding of aminoacyl-tRNA to the A-site of ribosomes during protein biosynthesis; when the tRNA anticodon matches the mRNA codon, GTP hydrolysis results; the inactive EF-Tu-GDP leaves the ribosome and release of GDP is promoted by elongation factor Ts; many prokaryotes have two copies of the gene encoding EF-Tu); amino-acid sequence: YRPQFYFRTTDVTGVAELPEGVEMVMPGDNVSMTVELISPIAMEKELRFAIREGGRTVGAGVVTEVMV